A genomic window from Lotus japonicus ecotype B-129 chromosome 1, LjGifu_v1.2 includes:
- the LOC130747570 gene encoding uncharacterized protein LOC130747570 codes for MGDEKEKAIQQEVNKLLAADFIREIKYPTWLANLVMVKKANGKWRMCVDYTYLNKACPKYSYPLPSIDKLVDEASGNELLSLMDAYSGYHQIKMHPPDEDKTTFMTTRVNYCYQTMPFGLKNAGATYQRLMDRVFEGQVGRNMEFYVDDMIVKSVLGSSHHEDLTEAFGRLRKHNMRLNPEKFSFGIQGGKFLGFMITSRGIEINADKCKAIQYQKIEKAALVVLVTARRLRPYFQSFQVKIRIDLPLRQVFQKPDLSGRLVAWSVELSEYGLQYEKRGKVGAQTLADFVVELTPEDGEKVSTQCTLFVDGSSNDNGSGAGVTLHGSGELVLEQSLRFQFKASNNQAEYEALIAGLKLAIEMQIDSLLVRTDSLLVANQVNGELQVKEPTLIKYLERVRLLMGRLQEVAVEFMPRAQNQRADA; via the exons atgggcgatgaaaaggagaaaGCAATCCAACAAGAGGTAAACAAATTACTGGCGGCAGACTTTATCCGGGAAATTAAGTATCCTACCTGGCTGGCGAATTTGGTGATGGTAAAGAAAGcgaatgggaaatggcgaatgtgtgtggaCTACACATACCTGAACAAGGCATGTCCAAAATATTCTTACCCATTACCAAGCATAGACAAGTTAGTGGATGAGGCGTCCGGAAATGAGCTGCTGAGTCTGATGGATGCCTATTCGggatatcaccaaatcaagatgcacccgCCGGATGAAGATAAAACGACATTTATGACCACTAGGGTAAACTACTGTTATCAGACCATGCCCTTCGGACTGAAGAATGCGGGGGCGACGTATCAgcgattgatggatagggtattTGAGGGCCAAGTAGGAAGGAACATGGAGTTctacgttgatgatatgatcgtaAAGTCAGTTTTGGGATCAAGCCATCACGAGGATTTAACAGAAGCTTTCGGCAGGCTCCGAAAACATAACATGAGGCTCAATCCGGAGAAGTTTTCTTTTGGTATACAGGGCGGGAAGTtcttaggcttcatgattacgtcGAGAGGAATTGAGATCAATGCAGATAAGTGTAAAGCGATCCA gtatcagaagatagagAAGGCGGCGCTTGTCGTCCTCGTTACCGCCAGACGCttaagaccttactttcaaagctttcaggtaaaaatAAGGATTGATCTTCCTCTGAGACAGGTGTTCCAGAAGCCAGATTTGTCAGGAAGACTCGTCGCGTGGTCGGTTGAGTTATCGGAATATGGTTTGCAATATGAAAAAAGGGGGAAGGTCGGAGCGCAGACtttagctgattttgtggtggagttaACGCCCGAAGACGGTGAGAAGGTGAGCACGCAATGTACGTTGTTTGTTGATGGGTCGTCGAACGACAACGGAAGTGGAGCAGGGGTCACGCTACATGGGTCTGGGGAGTTAGTATTAGAGCAGTCCCTCAGATTCCAGTTTAAAGCcagcaataatcaggcagaatatgaagctctgaTCGCAGGTCTGAAGCTAGCAATTGAGATGCAAATCGACAGTTTGTTGGTTAGAACGGACTCGCTGCTAGTGGCAAACCAAGTAAATGGGGAATTACAGGTGAAGGAACCGACCTTGATAAAATATCTGGAGCGCGTACGACTACTGATGGGTCGATTGCAAGAGGTCGCAGTTGAGTTCATGCCAAGGGCGCAGAATCAAAGGGCGGACGCCTAG